CCCGACGAGGGCCATCACGAGGTTTACGTCAAAGAGGCCGCGGTCCTTCGCGAACTCCTCAATGAGCGCCGTTTCGACCGCGACGCCGCACTTCATGTCCATCACGCCGCGCCCGTAGAGGATGTCTCCGCCGGCCCCGAATATCTCCGCGAGCCGGTCGGGAGCAAAGGCGTGTTCGGCGATATCGCCGTAGCATTTTATATCGACGACGTCGTAATGGCCGATGAGCAGCACCGTGCGCGCCGTCTTTTTGGCGGCGTCGACGCGGGCTACCAGCGATTTCAACTTATAAAGCGAGCCCTCCAGCGGCGTTTCGGCCAGCTTAAGGTGAGCTCGATGTTCCTGGAAATAGGGAAGCTTTGAGAGCCTTTCAAAGAGCCATTCGCCGGGAGCGCTCTCCGCGGCGCTCTCCGTAACGCTCGGTATCGCAACAAGTTCTTTTATCATCGATAATAGATATTCTCTGTCCACAGCTACCGCCTCCTAGGTCGATTAAATGATATCACAATAGGCGGCCTGCCAGCGCGCAGGGAGAAACTTCTCCTTGACATTCGCCGCCGCGGCTGTAAAACTTGTGGCAGAACGCTTGAGAGGATGTTTTACTGAATGGCGAAACCATTTATCAAGCCCGTCATCACCGCCGGCGAGGCCGCGGCGTACATATCGCCGGGGAGCTCGCTGATGATCGGCGGCTTCAATTACGGCGGCGCGCCCTATACGATCATAGAGGCGCTTTGTGAGAGCGGCGTGAGAGATATCGACCTCATCTGCGTCGACACCAGCTACTTCCAGACTAAAGTACCGGGCCCGGTCGGCGTGGCGCGGCTCGTGACGAACGGGCAGCTCCGCTCGCTCGTCGCCTCACACATCGGCCTCAATAAAAAGACACAGGAGCTGTATACGAGCGGGGAGCTGAAGATAGAGCTTATCCCGATGGGCACCTTCGTCGAGCGCATCCGCGCGGGCGGCGCCGGGCTCGGCGGCATCCTCACGCCGACCGGCGTGGACACCGTCTATGAGGAGGGGCGCGACAGCGTCGAGCTCGACGGGCGGCGCTACATCATCGAACGCCCGCTAAAGGCCGACGTCGCCCTCATCCGCGCATACAGGGCGGACGCGGCGGGAAATCTCATCTACTACGGAACGAACCGGAATTTCAATCCGACGATGGCGACCGCCGCGGCAAAGGTCGTGGCCGAAGTGGACGAAGTCGTGCCAATCGGCGGGATAGCCCCGGACGACGTCGTAACGCCGGGCATCTTCATCGACGCGCTGGTATTGAAGGGAGAGGGCGAATATGCTTCCAGAACTTAGCGAGAACGAGGCGCGCGCGCGTATAGCGAGGAGGATAGCGGCGGAGCTCGAGGACGGCGCGCTGGTAAACCTCGGCATCGGCATCCCGCAGCTCGTGCCCGACTATGTGCCGAAAAACGTGCGGCTCATACTGCAGACGGAAAACGGCGTCATCAACGCCGGCCCGGGCAGGGACAAAGACGATCTGCGCGTCATCGACGCCGGCGGAACGCCGGTCTCGGTGCTGCCCGGCGGCGCGCTGATCTCCTCCGAGCTGAGTTTCGCGATCATGCGCGGCGGCCACATCGACGTCACCATTCTCGGCGCGCTTGAGGTCGACCGCGAGGGCAGCCTCGCGAACTGGATGATCCCGCAGGTACGCGTACCCGGCATGGGCGGCGCGATGGACATCGTTGCGGGAGCGAAGAAGGTCTACGTCGCGACGCGCCACTTCGACAGGGATGGACGCAGCAAACTCGTGCAGAAATGCTCGCTGCCGCTGACCGGCCATGGCGTGGTGGACGTGATCGTCACCGAATACTGCGTCGTGCGTAATATTTACGGACGCATGGTGATGACCGAAATAGCCGAGGACGCGAGCCTCCAGCTCCTGCTCGACCGGACGGAGATGCGGCTCGACGTCAGCTCCGGACTGAAGCGGAGCCGGTTTTAAGGGACGCGTGGAGTCCGGCGGCAGGCGGCGCAGACCTTTCAGCGCCGCGCCGCCTTTCCGGGCGGCCCATTCATACCGGCGTCCGTTTAAAAAGATTCTTCCATCGCCCGGATCTGCCGCAGGTAGGTACGGTTGACGGGGACGGCGAGCCCGTGCCTGTCAGCGATATCGACCACGGTCCCCGCGAAGGCCTCGACCTCTGTCAAACGCCTTGCTTCGATATCCTGCAGCATCGAGGTCTTTCCCTCGGCGCCAAGCATATCCATTATCCTGAAACAGTCATCTATCTCCCTCGTCCCCAGGGAGATCCCCTCGGCGCCGGCCGCGGCCGCGGCCTCCTCCATCGCCGAACGCATGAGGGCGCGCGCGCTCGGGGAGCGCTGCATCATTCCGTACGTGAAGCCCAGTATCGCGGAGGTCTGGTTAAGCCCCGTATTCATCATGAACTTTTTCCACAGGCTCGTTATCATGTCTTCGGGAATCTCATATTCGATGCCGGTGCGCAGAAAAAAATCCTCCACCGCCGCGACATTCTCCGAATAACGGCCCGGCTCGTTGCGCGCCTCCCCGAAGGGGATGAAGCCGGTATTCCCGCAGAACGTGCTGTCGCCGACACGCGTCGCGTCTATCTTCATCGCGTAGGAGTAGAGGACCCTCTCCGCGCCATAACGCGACATCAGCAGCCGTTCGCTCGTGACTCCGTTCAGCGGCGCGATGATCACCGTCCTGGGGCCGACAAAATCCCGAATGTCATCTATCGCCCCGGCAAGCTGGGTGTTCTTCACGGATACGAATACCAGATCGGCCGGCGGTTCGCCGGTGCCGGGTTCCGCGACGTTGAAGCGGCAGCGCCTTCCATTATAGTTCATCCCATTTTGGCGGCAGCGCTCGGCGCGCTCCCCCGCGGCAATGACACGTATCTTCTCCATGGGCAGGCGCTCCGCCATCGTCGTCAGATAGGCGCATCCGACCGCGCCAAGCCCGATAAGGGCCACGTCCTCTATCTTTTTCATTTTCATCATCCGTTTCGTTAAAGGTTTGTCTTCTCCGTTCCTTAAACGCCGGCGCCGCGCGATCCTCAAAACGCCCTATCGGCCCTTCGGCATATGCGGGTATATTATATACGTTCGCACGCTGCGAAAGGCGTTTGCCGGCCGCCGCGCGGTGTATAATTTGAAATATCCCGATCCATATTATGGCCGGCGTATATAAAGAAACGTATATTTCATACAAGATTGGAGGAACAGGCATGGGAATTGAAGCTGGAATAATGGTCCCGCACCCTCCGCTCATAATACCGGAGGTCGGCAAAGGCGGGGAAAAAACCATCTCAAAGACCGCCGCGGCGTACGAAAGGGCCGCTTCGTTCATCGCCGGCGCCGCGCCGGAGACGCTGATCGTCATCTCGCCGCACGCCGCCGTCTACCGCGATTATTTCCACATCTCTCCCGGCGCACGCGCGTCTGGAAGTTTCGCGAACTTCGGCGCTCCGCGGGCCGCCGTCTCCGTAGATTACGACGCGGAATTTGTAAGCGGGCTCGAGACATTGGCGGAGGCCGGCGGCCTGCCCGCGGGAACGCTTGGGGAGCGTCTCGGAGAGCTTGACCACGCGACGCTCGTGCCGCTCTATTTCCTTGAAAAGACTTGCGGCGCGATAAAAGCAAAGGTCGTGCGCGTCGCGATCTCCGGACTTCCGCTCACAGAGCACTACCGCCTCGGAATGCTCATCAGGGAGACAGCCGAGCGGCTCCGCCGGAGGACGGCGATAATCGCCAGCGGCGATCTCTCGCACCGCCTCAAGGAGGACGGCCCTTACGGTTTCAATCCGGAGGGTCCTCGCTACGACGCGCTCGTCATGGATGTGATGGGACGCGGAGCCTTCGGCGAGCTTTTTGACTTTTCAGAGGGATTCTGCGAAAGCGCCGGAGAGTGTGGGCACCGCTCATTCGTCGTCATGGCCGGGGCCTTCGACGGCACGGCGGTCAAGGCCGAACCTCTGTCATACGAGGGCCCCTTCGGCGTCGGCTACGGGACATGCCTCTTCCGCGCGGCGGGGCCGGATGAAAACCGGCGCTTCCTCACGGAATTCGCGGATAGAGAGCGCGCGCGGCTTGCCGCGCTGAAGGAAAAGGAGGACGCCTATGTCCGCCTCGCGCGCGCCGCCGTCGAGACATACGTCACCAGCGGCAAAAAGATCGCCGTACCGGCCGGACTGCCGGCGGAGATGCTTTCGCGCCGCGCCGGCACCTTCGTCTCGCTCAAAAAAGATGGAAGACTGCGGGGCTGCATCGGAACCATCGCTGCCGCCTCGCCCTCGGTGGCGGCGGAGATAATCAACAACGCCATAAGCGCGGCGTCGAGCGACCCGCGCTTCGACCCGGTCGAAAGAAAAGAGCTGCCCCAGCTCGTCTACAGCGTGGACGTCCTCGGCGAAACTGAAAAGATCGGCTCCGCCGCCGAACTCGACGTAAAAAGATACGGCGTGATCGTAACCAGGGGCGGGCGGCGCGGCCTGCTGCTGCCAAACCTTGAGGGCGTCGACAGCGTCGAAGAGCAGATCTCCATCGCGAAGGAAAAGGCCGGCATCGGCAAGGGCGAGAAAGCGGAGCTTGAAAGATTCGAGGTGGTGCGCCATCACTAGCATCAACTGCCCCGTATGCTTCCGGCACTGCCGGCTCGCGGAGGGCGAGACAGGCTTCTGCCGCGCGCGGCTGAACGCCGGCGGCAGAAGCGTCAGCGCGAGCTATGGGAAGATAACCTCCGCGGCGCTCGACCCGGTGGAGAAAAAACCCTTCGTGAATTTTTACCCCGGCAGCTTCATCCTCTCCGTCGGCACCTTCGGATGCAATATGGACTGTCCCTTCTGCCAGAATTACGAGATCGCCGGCGCCGGAGCGGGGGAGGTCCCGACGCGCGGCATATCCCCCGCCGAGCTCGCCGCGCTCGCCGTCGAGCTGCGGGAACGCGGCAGCATCGGCGTCGCCTATACCTACAACGAGCCGCTGATCGGCTGGGAATTCGTGCGCGACAGCGCCGCCGAGGTGAAAAAACGCGGGATGAAAAATGCCGCCGTCACCAACGGCTCCGTCACGCAGGAGATACTCCGAGAGCTGCTGCCCTACATTGACGCATACAATATCGACCTTAAAGGCTTCACGCGCGAATACTACCGGAAACTTGGAGGCGACCTCGACACGGTAAAGGGTTTTATAAAGACCGCCGCCGCTCACGCCCACGTAGAACTGACGACACTCATCGTACCGGGAGAGAACGACGGCGCGGATGAGATGGCGGCGCTCGCCGCCTGGGTCGCTTCCGTCGACAGAAAGATCCCCCTCCACATCACGCGATTTTTCCCGCGCAGGCTCATGAAAGATAGAGAGGCCACTGATACGGGGCTGCTTCGCCGGCTGGCGGAGGCAGCGAAAAAAGAACTCGAAACCGTCGTACTGGGCAATATATAGCCGCCGGAAACGGAGAAAAAAGGAACTCCAGACTTAGCCGGGAGTTTTCTTCAGAGAACAAAAAGTGCGGCAGATAAACCTGCCGCACCGGTCTGAAGGAAGTGACATAGTCTGTGAGTGGGGGACAGACTTTGTCTCTGAACAAGTCGTTTGGGCTTTTACATCGCCCTAGCGGCAGTTTTCGCGTGCCCTTTATCATCCTTAGCGCAGTCGCGCCATACCTCGCCGATCACCATCACGAGCGCGAAAACCAGGCTGCCGGCCGCTGTAAAGGCTGTGGCTCCAACCATGATCATTTCTCCGTACGTCATTGTGACAACCTCCTCAAGCAGTGCTGAATTTTTAATTCCCTGGAACGGCCGCTCCTGATGGCATTAATAATAACAGCCGCGTATCAATTAGTAAAACGACGACTTTGAATGAGAGCCATGCGATAATTTCATGTAAAAAGACAAAAAAAAGAGCGGCCATAAAGGCCGCACCTCTTCCTAGGGAGGAATATATTAGCAACCGGCTCTTTTTACCTCTGTCTGAGGTATCTTTGATTCGAGCGGCTCACTCCAAATTGTTATCTTCAGCATGTACAGCGTGAATACGGTCGAAACCAACGCCGTAATTCCCATTACGCTCATCAGGACCATTTCTCCTATCGCCATCCTTATTACCCCCTTCGCGTCTCTTCGTTATGCGTTGAGTATAGCCAAGCGGCAATAAATAAGTAAATCAAAACATTTCTCTATTTTGTCTCCGGTGCGTAGATTTGCTTAGACGAAAAAAGCCTGTCCCCACGCGGCTTTATCGGCATTTTTAAAAACACCCGCCGGCAATATATGGTACAAGCCAATATCAAAGCCGATTACCGGCGCAAAAACCGATAATAGGGTTCTTATAGTTATCTTCCTTATGATTTTATATATATTATTGATTCAAAAAAAGAGGCTGACGCGCCCTGACACAGGGGTTTCACGCGCCTAAAGCCTCCTTAAACGGAGAAACTGCG
The window above is part of the Cloacibacillus evryensis DSM 19522 genome. Proteins encoded here:
- a CDS encoding CoA transferase subunit A, with product MAKPFIKPVITAGEAAAYISPGSSLMIGGFNYGGAPYTIIEALCESGVRDIDLICVDTSYFQTKVPGPVGVARLVTNGQLRSLVASHIGLNKKTQELYTSGELKIELIPMGTFVERIRAGGAGLGGILTPTGVDTVYEEGRDSVELDGRRYIIERPLKADVALIRAYRADAAGNLIYYGTNRNFNPTMATAAAKVVAEVDEVVPIGGIAPDDVVTPGIFIDALVLKGEGEYASRT
- a CDS encoding 3-oxoacid CoA-transferase subunit B translates to MLPELSENEARARIARRIAAELEDGALVNLGIGIPQLVPDYVPKNVRLILQTENGVINAGPGRDKDDLRVIDAGGTPVSVLPGGALISSELSFAIMRGGHIDVTILGALEVDREGSLANWMIPQVRVPGMGGAMDIVAGAKKVYVATRHFDRDGRSKLVQKCSLPLTGHGVVDVIVTEYCVVRNIYGRMVMTEIAEDASLQLLLDRTEMRLDVSSGLKRSRF
- a CDS encoding ketopantoate reductase family protein, producing MKKIEDVALIGLGAVGCAYLTTMAERLPMEKIRVIAAGERAERCRQNGMNYNGRRCRFNVAEPGTGEPPADLVFVSVKNTQLAGAIDDIRDFVGPRTVIIAPLNGVTSERLLMSRYGAERVLYSYAMKIDATRVGDSTFCGNTGFIPFGEARNEPGRYSENVAAVEDFFLRTGIEYEIPEDMITSLWKKFMMNTGLNQTSAILGFTYGMMQRSPSARALMRSAMEEAAAAAGAEGISLGTREIDDCFRIMDMLGAEGKTSMLQDIEARRLTEVEAFAGTVVDIADRHGLAVPVNRTYLRQIRAMEESF
- the amrA gene encoding AmmeMemoRadiSam system protein A — protein: MGIEAGIMVPHPPLIIPEVGKGGEKTISKTAAAYERAASFIAGAAPETLIVISPHAAVYRDYFHISPGARASGSFANFGAPRAAVSVDYDAEFVSGLETLAEAGGLPAGTLGERLGELDHATLVPLYFLEKTCGAIKAKVVRVAISGLPLTEHYRLGMLIRETAERLRRRTAIIASGDLSHRLKEDGPYGFNPEGPRYDALVMDVMGRGAFGELFDFSEGFCESAGECGHRSFVVMAGAFDGTAVKAEPLSYEGPFGVGYGTCLFRAAGPDENRRFLTEFADRERARLAALKEKEDAYVRLARAAVETYVTSGKKIAVPAGLPAEMLSRRAGTFVSLKKDGRLRGCIGTIAAASPSVAAEIINNAISAASSDPRFDPVERKELPQLVYSVDVLGETEKIGSAAELDVKRYGVIVTRGGRRGLLLPNLEGVDSVEEQISIAKEKAGIGKGEKAELERFEVVRHH
- the amrS gene encoding AmmeMemoRadiSam system radical SAM enzyme — translated: MKDSRWCAITSINCPVCFRHCRLAEGETGFCRARLNAGGRSVSASYGKITSAALDPVEKKPFVNFYPGSFILSVGTFGCNMDCPFCQNYEIAGAGAGEVPTRGISPAELAALAVELRERGSIGVAYTYNEPLIGWEFVRDSAAEVKKRGMKNAAVTNGSVTQEILRELLPYIDAYNIDLKGFTREYYRKLGGDLDTVKGFIKTAAAHAHVELTTLIVPGENDGADEMAALAAWVASVDRKIPLHITRFFPRRLMKDREATDTGLLRRLAEAAKKELETVVLGNI